ATGCGTCAATTGTTTAGAGCGGCTCTATAAGGCCGTAGTTTCCATCATTTCTCTTATAGACTACGTTGACATCTTCAGTCTGTGCATTCCTGAAGACAAAGAAGTCATGATGGAGCAATTCCATTTGTTGAGCTGCTTCTTCCGGGGTCATAGGCTTCATCGCGAATTTTTTTGTGCGAACCACCATTGGCAGCTCTTCGGTTTCACCTTCATAGCCCTCCGTACCCAGAGCCTCAGACCTAATTGCCTCACGAATAGTCTCCTTTTCCTTTGGGCCTTCGGAGATGGTCTTATCGTAGAGCTTGCCTTTATACTTCTTGACACGGGATTCCAGTTTTTCGATGACTTGGTCAATTGAACCATACATGTCGGTGCCACGGCGCTCTTCACCCCTGAGAAGAATACCGTCGCCTTCAAGTTGGACCTCAACTACATGCAGGCCGCGCTGTACACTCATTATGATGACAGCACCCTTCAGGTCATGAAAATATTTCTCGAGCTTTGGAAGTTTTTTTTCGACATATGCTTTAAGGGCATCAGTTACCTCGAAGTTTTTGCCCTTAATCTGTATCAGCATTAGGTGTAATGCTCCTTTCGTGCACCCTTTTCCAGTCTCGAAAGTCTATCATAATTTCTATATGACTGTCAACGAACACGGTGCGTTGCTCACATCTAATATTTGGCATGTTATCGTGTGATCTAACCAAAAATTTGCTATAGACTCTTAAAGTTATATAGCGAGTCGAGTGTGCATAAACAAACACAATGTGTGTGGAAAGGCTGACGGTAGCAAACATCATAAAAAAATCACAACCAAGACAATGATAATGTGTAGCACGGGAGGAGGAATTTTGCAGATTCTCAGTTGTCGTTTTATTTCCAGATGTATAGTATTCGTTGACTGCATAATTAACCTGTTCTATAATCACTACAAATACTGGATGGCTTTAAGAATTGCGGCATGAACGCTCTCGCGACTGTTTCGCAGCGCTGTGTGTTCGCCACGAAGGGAACGAAAATGCCCGCATTTTCAAAGGAGGAGATTAATGCGAAACAAGATTACGGCTCTGACTATTATGGTCCTGTTTGGCTTAGCGATTGGTCAGATTTTTGCTGACGAGGCAATGAGCGCAGCGCCTGCGGAGGGTGCAAATGTGACGGAGTTTAAATATGATATTCCTGCAATTGATCCCGATACACAAATCTTCAGGCGAACGCCAACAATCGATGGAGTTGTAGATGACGGTGAATGGGATGCTTATTATACCTTTTCTGTGCAGGGTTGGAATGCCACCACATTTGCTGACTGGGACTCAAATTACTTATATGCGGCGGTAAAATCGAGCAGACCTTTGGACTTTTTGGTTGTGGTTGATTGTTACAACGATGGCTGGTTCCATGGCGAAGACAATTTCGAGTTTAGGACTATACGTAGCTCTGACGAAAGCATGAATGTTGCAGTCAGTAGGTATGAATCTCGAAATACTAAATTGCCCATAGCAGTGCCGGTTTCTTCTCAAGATGCCTCAATGGTTGAAGCGAAATGCAGCCAGTCCAGTGGCTCGTATATCATAGAGATGAGGGTTCCGGTCAAGCTCCTTAATGGCTTTAGGCCGAATGTGGGCAACAATATAGGTTTACAGCTGGCTGTGAACGCTGGTTCGGACGAAACAGGCTGGGTCCCAAATAATGAGCTTGGTGACACGAAAGAATGCACATTAGTGTCTAAGAAAATAGCATCTCTTAAACCATTGCAATTGGGTTTTGACTTGCGGGATAGCGTAATTGCGCGCGGTGACGATATCGTGGCTAAATTCCATTTAACTAATAATGGCAATGAGACGGTTGATGTGAAGAGCTTCATTATTGCTGGTGAGGGTAGGTCTGGGAAATATCTTAGCAGTGAGATGGTTCGTGTTGATAATTTGCCGCCAGGCAAACATATAGCGAATGAGTATAGGACTAAGCTATTGTCGGGAATGAGCGTTGGAAGCTGGGCATTGGGAGCTGAAGTTAAATCCGGCAATGGAAGGCTGGGGAGTGCTCTCGTAAGTTTTGATGTTGTCGAACCGTTTGATATCGACTTAAAGCTTCCCAATAAGGATGTGCGTGCTGACGTAAAGGATGTGACTGTTGGAGTAAAAATACACAACAACCGCCGTGAGGGAATATCAGGCGTCGCAAAAATCGTTTTCCCAACCGGATGGGAAATGTGGAGAGACATTGACACGAGAGATTTTAGAGCAGCGGCTCGTAGTGATGCTGGGGTTTCATTCAAGGCAAAACCACCGCTCGGAGCGATCGGTGATGTGCCGGTAAAAGTGGTGGTCGAATGCAATGGTGAGACAAAAACAACAGATGGGACTATTAGAATAGTTAATCCATAGTGCTATAAAAAAGGGGGGCTTTATCAGCCTCCCTCTTTTTTTGACTAAATAGATATCAGAGATGCAATACAAATCATCTCTGTAATATTATCAAGAGTTACAAAGTAGAAGCATGATACGCTCTAAATCATCGTCAGTATAAAACTCAATTTCAATCCTACCCCGGTCCTTGTTTCGCACCACATTAATTTTTGTCCCCAGAGCCTCTCGAAGTCGCGTTTCAATTTCGGCAATATTAGGGTCCTTGGCAGGGGGAAATGTTTCACGTGAAACATTTCTGATGCTGCGAGAAGATTTGTATTTTGACCACTCACGCACAAGCCGCTCAGCTTCTCTGACTGAAAGATTTCCCTCTGCGATCCTTTTAGCACATTCTATCTGCTCTTCTTCAGACTCTATCGAAAGGACTGCTCTTGCATGTCCCTCAGATATCTTTCCTGCCTTCAGATAACTTCTTACCGCCTCGGGCAGATTCAGCAGACGCATAGTGTTTGCGACGGCTGACCTGCTCTTGCCCAACCCAAAAGCTATGTCTTCTTGAGAAAGACCAAATTCATCACAGAGTCTCTTGTATGCGATGGCAGCGTCAACAGGACTGATGTCTTCGCGTTGAATGTTTTCTATGAGGGCAACCTCAAGGCTCTGCTCATTTGTTAGTTCCTTGACCATGGCCGGTATTCTTGTGAGACCTGCAGCAGTGGCAGCACGCAGACGCCTCTCTCCTGCCACGAGTTCATATTCGCCTTCACCCTTTGTCCGAACTACAATAGGCTGAAGCACACCGTGAACACGAATGGAGTTTACGAGTTCTTGGAACTTTTCGTCATTCATGGACTCCCGAGGCTGATATGGGTTGAAAGTAATCTGTCCGATTTCAATCTCTGTGTCGGGTTTTCTTTCTTCTCGTTCAGCACCAGGTATCAGTGCGCCAAGTCCCTTACCGAGAGACTTCTTCTCCAAATTCAATTACCTCCGCCGCAAACTTTGTATATGCTTCCGCGCCCCTGGATTTAGGGTCATAACTGATTATCGGCTTTCCATGGCTCGGAGCTTCACTCAGTCGCACATTTCTTGGTACCACAACAGAGGATACCTTGTCTCCAAAAAATTTCCTGACTTCCTCAACTACTTGCATCGATAGATTTGTTCTGTAATCAAACATTGTTAGCAGCACTTTTGCAATTTCCAGGTCTGGATTCAAA
The DNA window shown above is from bacterium and carries:
- the raiA gene encoding ribosome-associated translation inhibitor RaiA; the protein is MLIQIKGKNFEVTDALKAYVEKKLPKLEKYFHDLKGAVIIMSVQRGLHVVEVQLEGDGILLRGEERRGTDMYGSIDQVIEKLESRVKKYKGKLYDKTISEGPKEKETIREAIRSEALGTEGYEGETEELPMVVRTKKFAMKPMTPEEAAQQMELLHHDFFVFRNAQTEDVNVVYKRNDGNYGLIEPL
- a CDS encoding ParB/RepB/Spo0J family partition protein; the protein is MEKKSLGKGLGALIPGAEREERKPDTEIEIGQITFNPYQPRESMNDEKFQELVNSIRVHGVLQPIVVRTKGEGEYELVAGERRLRAATAAGLTRIPAMVKELTNEQSLEVALIENIQREDISPVDAAIAYKRLCDEFGLSQEDIAFGLGKSRSAVANTMRLLNLPEAVRSYLKAGKISEGHARAVLSIESEEEQIECAKRIAEGNLSVREAERLVREWSKYKSSRSIRNVSRETFPPAKDPNIAEIETRLREALGTKINVVRNKDRGRIEIEFYTDDDLERIMLLLCNS